A genomic stretch from Arachis stenosperma cultivar V10309 chromosome 3, arast.V10309.gnm1.PFL2, whole genome shotgun sequence includes:
- the LOC130968249 gene encoding phosphoinositide phosphatase SAC3-like yields MASSENEASYHSTSPASDELRSLPPEHTCIQKFRLYETLSNFYMIGTDKSNTYWRVLKIGRLDPSELNVREDSTTYTESEISDLLRRIHEGNKSTGGLKFVTTCYGIVGFIKFLGPYYMLLITKRRQIGAICGHTVYAVSKCEMIPLRSSSVQSNMTNTKSENRYKKLLSMVDLTKDFYFSYSYHIMRSLQRNLCENETGHVLYETMFVWNEFLTQGIRNSLQNTLWTVALVYGFFKQDTLAISGRQFILTLVARRSRHYAGTRYLRRGVNEKGRVANDVETEQIVFEAVPDGLPVQISSVVQNRGSIPLFWSQETSRLNLKPDIILSKKDENYQATKLHFENLVKRYGNPIIILNLIKSRERKPRESILRSEFANAINFINKDLSEENKLRFLHWDLHRHFQRKSTNVLRLLGKVAAHALSLTGIFHCQATPNFRPEDSVKWLSTDFAYCNVDKGSFQPARHENIDIEDVLNLERKAGGENNITNGKQSIKLPMFQRGVLRTNCIDCLDRTNVAQYAYGLTALSHQLHVLGVIDDPKIDPDDPLGDGLMGFYEQMGDTLAHQYGGSAAHNKIFSERRGQWRAATQSQEFFRTLQRYYSNAYMDAEKQNAINIFLGHFQPQQGRPALWELDSDQHYDVGRHGDDDARSIVKRCFSDGNILRDSSTPISTLDLKHGRLTKLDFLDQSEDGSRGFCDSSPEISTCESDMSFSRYTPPVSRRHLFGEMQRDCCFENDQIFYSEHPESFSSSNFVDLNWLSSINSCEEEHKRSSIPRLSSKSVGNGITGGDATASTSESGYRNKGRKQSGSDASYDDTRSKILEEFPNTFVQWVTHGQTLSH; encoded by the exons ATGGCGTCGTCGGAGAATGAGGCTTCGTATCACTCAACTTCTCCTGCCTCTGACGAACTGCGTTCTCTTCCTCCTGAACATACTTGTATCCAGAAGTTTAGGCTCTATGAGACTCTTTCG AACTTTTACATGATAGGAACGGATAAAAGCAATACTTATTGGAGAGTGCTAAAGATTGGCCGTTTAGATCCTTCTGAGCTAAATGTGCGTGAAGATTCTACCACATATACGGAAAGTGAAATATCTGATCTGCTGAGGCGTATTCATGAGGGGAATAAGTCCACGGGTGGACTGAAATTTGTGACAACTTGTTATGGAATTGTTG GCTTCATAAAATTTTTGGGGCCTTACTACATGCTTCTTATCACAAAAAGAAGGCAAATTGGTGCAATCTGTGGCCATACAGTATATGCTGTTTCGAAGTGTGAGATGATTCCACTGAGAAGTTCTTCAGTTCAGTCTAACATGACTAATACTAAAAGTGAAAACAG ATACAAGAAGCTCCTAAGCATGGTCGACCTTACAAAGGATTTCTATTTCAGCTACTCATACCACATAATGCGCAGTCTTCAAAGGAATTTGTGCGAAAATGAGACAGGCCATGTCCTTTATGAGACAATGTTTGTCTGGAATGAATTTTTGACTCAAGGAATTAGGAATAGCCTTCAGAATACTCTTTGGACAGTTGCGCTTGTGTATGGATTTTTTAAACAG GACACACTTGCAATATCTGGTCGGCAGTTCATACTTACACTAGTTGCAAGGAGGTCTCGTCATTACGCTGGCACTAG GTATCTGAGACGGGGTGTAAATGAGAAGGGCAGAGTAGCTAATGATGTTGAGACAGAACAAATTGTGTTTGAGGCTGTTCCTGACGGTCTCCCTGTCCAAATAAGCTCCGTTGTCCAGAACAGGGGTTCAATCCCTCTTTTCTGGTCACAGGAGACTTCGCGTCTGAATCTTAAACCAGATATTATAT TGTCAAAGAAGGATGAAAATTACCAAGCAACTAAACTTCACTTTGAGAATCTTGTCAAAAGATATGGGAACCCcataattattttgaatttaataaaG TCACGTGAGAGGAAGCCTCGCGAGTCAATACTCCGTTCAGAGTTTGCTAATGCAATTAATTTCATAAACAAAGATTTATCTGAGGAGAACAAGCTTAGGTTCCTTCATTGGGATCTGCACAGACATTTTCAGAG AAAATCTACAAATGTCTTGCGGCTTCTGGGAAAAGTGGCAGCACATGCCTTGTCACTAACAGGAATTTTCCATTGCCAAGCAACCCCTAACTTTAGACCAGAAGACAGTGTGAAATGGCTATCTACTGA TTTTGCATATTGCAATGTTGATAAAGGAAGCTTTCAACCTGCAAGGCATGAGAATATTGACATTGAGGATGTTCTTAATCTTGAGAGGAAAGCTGGTGGTGAGAACAATATTACTAATGGAAAGCAGTCTATCAAGCTTCCCATGTTCCAAAGAGGGGTGCTCAGGACCAATTGCATAGACTGCTTAGATCGCACGAATGTGGCGCAATATGCATATGGGTTAACTGCTCTTAGTCACCAGCTTCATGTTCTGGGAGTTATTGATGACCCAAAAATTGATCCTGATGATCCTCTAGGCGATGGTTTGATGGGATTTTATGAGCAGATGGGTGACACACTTGCACATCAATATGGTGGTTCTGCTGCACACAACAAG ATATTTTCTGAGAGGAGGGGTCAGTGGAGAGCTGCAACACAGTCACAGGAGTTTTTTAGGACTCTTCAACGGTATTACAGCAATGCCTACATGGATGCTGAGAAACAAAATGCAATTAACAT ATTTCTGGGGCATTTTCAGCCACAACAGGGTAGGCCTGCTTTGTGGGAGTTGGATTCAGATCAACATTATGATGTAGGGAGACATGGAGATGATGATGCAAG GTCAATTGTCAAACGATGTTTCTCAGATGGAAACATTCTTCGTGATAGTTCTACACCTATATCGACCCTGGATCTCAAGCATGGAAGGTTAACTAAGCTAGATTTTCTAGACCAATCAGAAGATGGAAGCAGGGGTTTTTGTGATTCATCACCTGAAATATCAACTTGTGAGAGTGACATGTCTTTTTCAAG GTACACTCCTCCAGTGTCTCGGAGACACCTTTTTGGAGAGATGCAAAGAGACTGTTGCTTTGAAAATGATCAAATTTTCTATTCTGAGCATCCAGAATCATTCAGCAGCTCCAACTTTGTTGACTTGAATTGGCTATCTTCAATAAATTCATGTGAAGAGGAGCATAAGAG GTCGTCAATTCCCAGGCTGTCTTCAAAAAGTGTTGGTAATGGAATTACTGGTGGAGATGCAACTGCTTCCACTAGTGAGTCAGGCTACAGGAACAAG GGTAGGAAGCAAAGTGGATCTGATGCATCCTACGACGATACCAGGTCCAAAATTCTAGAGGAATTTCCCAATACTTTTGTACAATGGGTGACTCATGGACAGACACTTTCTCATTGA